The Christiangramia flava JLT2011 genome has a segment encoding these proteins:
- a CDS encoding glycoside hydrolase family 88 protein — translation MYHLIIRNSLPLVTLLLLSCNFSNKKMSETPNDEKHFPPKADSVLNIINLVNDHWQNSHPEPDRAFWHPAAYHTGNIEAYKVTGNERFLEYSKKWAEHNNWKGATSDDRSNWKYHYGETPEHVLFGDWQIAFQTYADIYTLEGSEDSTKIARAREVMEYQMSTPQEDYWWWADGLYMVMPVMTKLYKITGNEHYLDKLYEYFQYANSIMYDEQAGLYYRDAKYVFPQHKSLNGKKDFWARGDGWVFAGLAKVLQDLPEDYEHRAFFEERFKDMAEALKNAQQNAGYWTRSILDPEHAPGPETSGTAFFTYGFLWGMNNGVLSKETYQPVVEKSWQYLNKVALQENGEIGYVQPIGEKAIPGQIVDKNSTADFGVGAYLLAASEMYRFAQKQQ, via the coding sequence ATGTATCACCTTATTATCCGAAATAGCCTGCCGCTTGTAACTTTACTGCTTCTTTCCTGCAACTTCAGTAATAAGAAAATGAGTGAAACGCCAAACGATGAAAAACATTTTCCGCCAAAAGCCGACAGTGTTCTGAACATCATCAACCTGGTGAACGATCACTGGCAAAATTCGCATCCAGAACCAGACCGGGCTTTCTGGCATCCGGCTGCTTATCATACGGGAAATATCGAAGCTTATAAGGTTACCGGAAACGAACGATTTTTGGAATACTCAAAAAAATGGGCTGAGCATAATAACTGGAAAGGAGCCACTTCAGATGATCGTTCAAACTGGAAATATCATTATGGCGAAACTCCGGAACATGTGCTTTTTGGGGACTGGCAGATCGCTTTTCAGACTTATGCGGATATCTATACTTTAGAAGGTTCAGAAGATTCCACGAAGATCGCGCGTGCCCGTGAAGTAATGGAATACCAGATGAGCACTCCACAAGAAGATTATTGGTGGTGGGCAGACGGGCTGTATATGGTCATGCCGGTAATGACGAAACTTTATAAAATTACGGGTAATGAACATTACCTGGATAAACTTTACGAATACTTCCAATACGCTAATTCCATCATGTACGATGAGCAGGCAGGTCTCTATTATCGTGATGCCAAATACGTGTTCCCGCAGCATAAGAGCCTGAATGGCAAAAAGGATTTCTGGGCACGTGGTGACGGATGGGTTTTCGCGGGTCTGGCCAAGGTTTTGCAGGACCTTCCGGAGGATTATGAACACCGTGCCTTTTTTGAAGAAAGGTTTAAAGATATGGCTGAAGCCTTAAAGAATGCGCAACAAAATGCAGGTTACTGGACCCGGAGTATTCTCGACCCGGAGCACGCCCCCGGTCCTGAAACCAGCGGAACAGCCTTCTTCACCTATGGATTTCTTTGGGGAATGAACAACGGGGTTCTCAGTAAAGAAACCTACCAGCCTGTTGTTGAAAAATCCTGGCAGTATTTGAACAAGGTGGCCTTGCAGGAAAATGGTGAAATTGGTTATGTACAGCCAATTGGGGAAAAAGCGATTCCCGGGCAGATCGTAGACAAAAATTCTACGGCCGATTTTGGTGTTGGAGCCTACTTATTAGCAGCTTCGGAAATGTATCGGTTTGCTCAAAAACAGCAATAA
- a CDS encoding DUF2264 domain-containing protein — translation MSNKLLILLFFGMPFLVCGQNPENQEFPSHSREFYVASLVRIADPLLSAISKDQLKLQMPVERSPSAWDDRTHVTYLEGFGRLLSGMAPWLELGPDDSSEGKLRKKYLEMARKGITNATNPEAADYMNFTEDRQPLVDAAFLAQALLRAPTQLWDPLPAETKQQVTKSLKATRSIEPYYSNWLLFSSMIEAALLKFDDSADDFRLQQPIRKHMEWYLGDGMYGDGPDFHWDYYNSFVIQPMLLDILKTMNEAGLKHEEEYEAVLNRAKRYAEIQERLISPEGTYPPIGRSLAYRFGAFQLLSQIALWEELPEELEPSQVRGALQKVIFNQLNTPGTFDENGWLQIGFFGHQPSIGEGYISTGSLYLCSEAFLVLGLPENNRFWTDEAKPWTQKKIWNGQNIPIDKAEK, via the coding sequence ATGAGTAATAAACTGCTGATTTTACTATTCTTTGGAATGCCTTTCCTGGTTTGTGGCCAGAATCCCGAAAATCAAGAATTCCCTTCCCATTCCCGCGAATTTTATGTGGCTTCGCTGGTGAGGATCGCCGATCCTTTACTTTCTGCCATCAGCAAAGATCAACTAAAGTTGCAGATGCCGGTGGAACGTTCGCCCAGTGCCTGGGACGATCGAACTCATGTCACGTACCTGGAAGGCTTTGGACGCTTACTTTCCGGGATGGCTCCCTGGCTGGAATTGGGGCCTGATGATTCTTCAGAAGGAAAACTTCGGAAAAAATATCTTGAAATGGCCAGAAAAGGCATTACCAATGCCACCAATCCTGAAGCGGCCGATTATATGAACTTCACGGAAGATCGCCAGCCCCTGGTAGATGCCGCTTTTCTGGCGCAGGCATTATTACGCGCCCCAACCCAATTATGGGACCCGCTTCCTGCTGAAACCAAGCAGCAGGTGACCAAATCCCTGAAAGCTACGAGGAGTATTGAACCGTATTATAGCAACTGGTTATTGTTCAGTTCCATGATTGAAGCCGCATTATTAAAATTTGATGATTCGGCAGATGATTTCAGGTTGCAGCAACCCATTCGAAAGCATATGGAATGGTATTTAGGCGATGGAATGTATGGCGATGGTCCTGATTTTCACTGGGACTATTACAACAGTTTTGTCATTCAGCCGATGCTTCTGGACATTCTCAAAACAATGAATGAGGCAGGCCTGAAACACGAAGAGGAATATGAAGCTGTACTGAACCGGGCAAAACGCTATGCTGAGATCCAGGAAAGACTGATCTCTCCGGAAGGAACCTATCCGCCTATTGGCCGCTCACTGGCGTACAGGTTTGGTGCATTCCAGTTGCTTTCTCAAATTGCCCTTTGGGAAGAACTTCCAGAAGAACTGGAACCGTCACAGGTTCGGGGAGCACTTCAGAAAGTCATTTTTAATCAGCTGAATACTCCAGGGACTTTTGATGAAAATGGCTGGCTTCAAATTGGCTTTTTTGGCCACCAGCCTAGTATTGGAGAAGGTTATATCTCCACCGGTTCGCTGTACCTGTGTTCCGAAGCATTCTTAGTCCTCGGATTGCCCGAAAATAATCGATTCTGGACCGATGAAGCCAAACCATGGACTCAGAAAAAGATCTGGAACGGACAAAATATACCAATCGATAAAGCCGAAAAATAG
- a CDS encoding glycoside hydrolase family 2 protein, whose amino-acid sequence MRILQLFLFLVFPFSLLAQDNLIINTANRQTQSLNGKWHYIIDPYETGFYNYRFKEKNADDPEAYWNNPVIKNASDRKEHGYSDNYTLNVPGDWNSQAEVFKYYEGTVWYQREFDVSSVAANNRYFLYFGAVNYEAQVYLNGEKLGMHKGGFTPFNFEIPKQLLKEKENFLVVKVDNKRHPDEIPTVNTDWWNYGGITRDVKLISTPETFVQQYAIQLKQEQDIEQAKKKKSFEISGNLKFNHSTSGSVNIQIPELKINKKLAIDGREVSFNLTARKLQLWSPEKPKLYDVQIVFEGNTLSDKIGFRKIEVSGKDILLNGEKLFLRGICLHEEIPQEARRAKNETDAAQLFGWVKDLNANMVRLAHYPHNEYMTRMADSLGVLVWSEIPVYWTINFKNDSVYQKAEKQLEEMIIRDRNKASVIIWSVGNETPVSEARTNFMHNLIKKTKVMDQTRLVSAALEVHYNREENFIDDPLGAYTDVVSVNEYLGWYGDLPGAKAQAKWGVAYDKPLLISETGAGAKGGYHGEKEQRWTEEFQEWYYEETIKMMQQMPENFSGMMPWILADFRSPKRNNPQFQDGWNRKGLIDDKGNKKKAFFTLKEYYENMETQYE is encoded by the coding sequence ATGAGAATATTGCAATTATTCCTCTTCCTAGTTTTCCCTTTCAGCTTACTGGCACAGGATAACCTCATCATCAATACGGCTAACCGCCAAACTCAATCGCTCAACGGGAAATGGCATTACATTATCGATCCTTACGAAACAGGCTTTTATAATTACCGATTTAAAGAAAAAAACGCTGACGATCCGGAGGCCTACTGGAATAACCCGGTTATAAAAAATGCATCAGACCGAAAGGAGCACGGGTACAGCGATAACTATACGTTGAATGTACCCGGAGACTGGAATTCTCAGGCCGAAGTTTTTAAATATTACGAAGGCACTGTTTGGTACCAGCGGGAATTCGATGTTTCTAGTGTGGCTGCAAATAACAGGTATTTCCTGTATTTCGGAGCGGTCAATTATGAAGCACAGGTTTATCTCAACGGCGAAAAACTGGGAATGCACAAAGGTGGTTTTACACCCTTCAATTTTGAAATACCGAAGCAACTGCTCAAAGAAAAAGAAAATTTCCTCGTGGTGAAAGTAGACAATAAAAGACATCCTGATGAAATCCCCACAGTGAATACCGACTGGTGGAATTATGGTGGCATTACTCGGGATGTAAAATTAATTTCCACGCCTGAAACGTTTGTTCAACAATATGCTATTCAGCTGAAACAGGAACAGGACATTGAACAAGCTAAAAAGAAAAAAAGCTTTGAGATCTCGGGAAACCTGAAATTCAATCATTCTACCAGCGGTTCAGTAAATATCCAGATCCCGGAATTGAAAATCAATAAAAAACTAGCCATTGATGGCCGGGAAGTAAGCTTCAATCTTACTGCCAGAAAACTGCAATTATGGTCTCCTGAAAAGCCCAAACTATATGATGTACAAATCGTTTTTGAAGGAAATACACTTTCCGATAAGATCGGCTTCAGAAAGATCGAAGTTTCCGGAAAAGATATTTTACTGAATGGCGAAAAGCTGTTTTTAAGAGGAATCTGCCTTCATGAAGAAATTCCGCAAGAAGCCCGAAGAGCAAAAAATGAAACAGACGCAGCCCAATTATTTGGATGGGTGAAAGACCTGAATGCCAATATGGTTCGCCTGGCGCACTACCCGCATAACGAATACATGACCCGAATGGCCGATTCGCTAGGCGTTCTGGTATGGTCTGAAATTCCGGTTTACTGGACTATCAATTTTAAGAATGATTCCGTTTATCAAAAAGCCGAAAAACAGCTGGAAGAAATGATCATTAGGGACCGGAATAAGGCTTCGGTGATCATCTGGTCTGTGGGAAATGAAACCCCGGTGAGTGAAGCGCGGACCAATTTCATGCATAATCTTATAAAAAAGACCAAGGTGATGGATCAAACAAGACTCGTTTCGGCCGCTTTGGAGGTACACTACAATCGTGAAGAAAACTTTATTGACGATCCCCTTGGAGCATATACAGATGTGGTTTCCGTAAATGAATATTTAGGCTGGTATGGGGATCTGCCTGGAGCCAAAGCTCAGGCCAAATGGGGTGTAGCCTATGACAAGCCGCTTTTAATCAGTGAAACCGGCGCCGGGGCAAAAGGCGGATATCACGGAGAAAAGGAACAACGCTGGACGGAAGAATTCCAGGAATGGTATTATGAAGAAACCATCAAAATGATGCAGCAGATGCCGGAAAATTTTTCTGGTATGATGCCGTGGATCCTTGCAGATTTTCGATCTCCCAAAAGGAACAATCCGCAATTTCAGGATGGCTGGAACCGTAAAGGCCTAATCGACGATAAGGGGAACAAGAAAAAGGCCTTTTTCACTTTGAAAGAATATTATGAAAACATGGAAACTCAGTATGAGTAA
- a CDS encoding BNR repeat-containing protein, with protein sequence MKKQLLLIFCILICSCSGIKIRTSEVGPGWAKNSINTVIFRQSAITSDQQYQFTAYYDNDSYLVLARREVGSSKWKIQKTQYQGNTKDAHNAISIALDGDGFLHVSWDHHDSNLKYAVSKQPLSLKLGEMQSMTGKQESKVSYPQFYNFSDGDLLFMYRSGQSGKGSLVLNYFNNETRKWKQIQNNLIDGEGERNAYWQASVDKKNRIHLSWTWRETWDVSTNHDIAYAVSSDKGKTWKKSSGETYTLPINQSSAEIAWEIPQKQNLINQTSMTVNDKGLPFISSYWEEGDQTQFQIVYFQDGKWKKEITDFRNSTFDLGGGGTKSIPISRPEILVTGGIIYLVYRDAERNNRISLAYKKYGMTTDWKVKDLTSYSVGQWEPNYDRRVFKSNKELHLFVQNVKQEDAEGLSDTEPTMIKIVELTKLPKK encoded by the coding sequence TTGAAAAAACAATTATTACTAATATTTTGCATCCTTATCTGTTCCTGCTCAGGGATTAAGATCAGGACTTCTGAGGTAGGACCAGGATGGGCAAAGAATTCCATCAATACGGTCATATTCCGGCAGAGTGCGATCACTTCCGATCAGCAATACCAGTTTACGGCTTATTACGATAATGATTCCTATCTCGTACTTGCCAGAAGAGAAGTTGGCAGTTCCAAATGGAAGATTCAGAAAACACAATATCAGGGAAATACCAAAGATGCGCATAATGCGATTAGTATTGCGCTTGATGGTGACGGCTTTTTACATGTTAGCTGGGATCATCACGATTCGAACTTAAAATATGCCGTAAGCAAACAACCCCTTAGTTTGAAATTGGGTGAAATGCAAAGCATGACCGGCAAACAGGAAAGCAAAGTTTCCTATCCGCAGTTTTATAATTTTTCAGATGGTGATCTGCTTTTCATGTACCGCTCAGGGCAGTCGGGAAAAGGAAGCCTGGTGCTCAATTATTTCAATAATGAAACGCGTAAATGGAAGCAAATTCAGAACAATTTGATAGATGGCGAAGGAGAGCGAAATGCTTACTGGCAGGCATCAGTTGATAAGAAAAATAGGATCCATCTTTCCTGGACCTGGCGTGAAACATGGGATGTTTCAACCAATCATGATATTGCCTACGCAGTATCTTCAGATAAAGGAAAAACCTGGAAAAAATCATCTGGTGAAACCTATACTCTTCCTATCAACCAGTCTTCCGCAGAAATAGCGTGGGAAATCCCGCAAAAACAAAACCTGATCAACCAAACCTCGATGACCGTGAATGATAAAGGTTTACCATTTATTAGCAGTTACTGGGAGGAAGGTGACCAGACCCAATTTCAGATCGTCTATTTTCAGGACGGAAAATGGAAAAAAGAAATAACTGATTTCAGGAATAGCACCTTTGACCTGGGAGGTGGCGGCACCAAAAGCATTCCCATTTCCAGGCCTGAAATACTGGTTACCGGTGGTATCATTTACCTGGTGTATCGCGATGCCGAAAGAAACAACAGGATCTCATTGGCTTATAAAAAATACGGAATGACGACCGATTGGAAGGTGAAAGACCTTACCTCCTATTCGGTTGGCCAATGGGAACCAAATTATGACCGCAGGGTATTTAAATCGAATAAGGAATTACACCTTTTCGTTCAGAATGTAAAACAGGAAGATGCCGAAGGACTTTCAGATACCGAACCCACCATGATCAAGATCGTTGAATTAACCAAACTGCCTAAAAAATAA
- a CDS encoding glycoside hydrolase family 43 protein — MKTVKCFFIFLVIGPTLAFAQKQEVRDSILLDSIRLSDPFILADKPSKTYYMTGTGGKLWKSKDLAYWTGPFNIVEHDTASWMGKDPMIWAAEIHQYKDQYYYFATFTNQEVFIDTVKGRPINRRASHVLVSDKPDGPYKPMADTTYLPPEKPTLDGTLWVSNDHTPYMIYCHEWLQNLDGTMEKIELKPDLSGSIGEGEILFRASDSPWSRDKRDGKIMPNMVTDGPFVFRTQTGKLGMLWTSWIYGDYTQGIAYSESGTIDGPWIQEKEPITPPNYGHGMLFKTFDGQLLMSLHSHRVGANGNYIRHPKLFRVDDSGDKIIVGKPFNP, encoded by the coding sequence ATGAAAACTGTAAAATGCTTTTTTATATTTCTGGTAATAGGTCCCACCCTTGCTTTTGCCCAAAAACAAGAAGTTCGGGATAGCATTTTACTGGATTCCATCAGGCTTAGCGATCCCTTTATCCTTGCAGACAAACCCTCCAAAACCTATTATATGACTGGGACCGGGGGAAAACTCTGGAAAAGTAAAGATCTGGCTTACTGGACCGGTCCTTTTAATATTGTGGAACATGACACCGCTTCCTGGATGGGAAAAGATCCTATGATCTGGGCTGCTGAAATACATCAGTATAAGGATCAATATTATTATTTTGCGACTTTCACGAATCAGGAAGTCTTTATTGATACTGTAAAAGGAAGACCCATCAATAGAAGAGCAAGCCATGTTCTGGTAAGTGACAAGCCAGATGGCCCCTATAAACCTATGGCCGACACGACTTATCTTCCTCCTGAAAAACCAACGCTGGACGGAACATTATGGGTGAGCAATGATCATACACCATATATGATCTACTGCCATGAATGGCTTCAGAATCTTGATGGTACAATGGAGAAAATCGAGCTGAAACCCGACCTCAGCGGATCGATTGGAGAAGGAGAGATTCTCTTCAGGGCAAGTGATTCACCGTGGAGCCGTGATAAGCGTGATGGCAAGATCATGCCCAATATGGTAACAGATGGTCCTTTCGTATTTCGAACTCAAACGGGAAAACTGGGGATGCTATGGACTAGCTGGATATACGGAGATTATACGCAGGGAATTGCCTATTCTGAAAGCGGTACGATCGACGGACCGTGGATTCAAGAAAAAGAACCGATCACACCTCCAAATTACGGCCACGGAATGTTATTTAAAACATTTGACGGACAGCTGCTAATGTCTCTGCACAGTCATCGCGTAGGAGCTAATGGAAATTATATTCGGCATCCAAAATTATTTAGAGTAGACGATTCAGGGGATAAGATTATTGTAGGTAAGCCTTTCAATCCATAA
- a CDS encoding glycoside hydrolase family 2 TIM barrel-domain containing protein, which produces MKKTLLVVLSFLGSLALKAQQSPNEWEDPSVVDRNKEAAHAQFVLYQNAETAKNGNKKSSSYYKDLNGTWKFNIVKKPSERPEDFYKTDLDDSNWSDIKVPSNWETEGFDIPIYTNVTYPFEKNPPFIQEGYNPVGSYRRTFSVPENWDDKEIILHFGSISGYARIFVNGKEAGMTKASKTQAEFDITSLLQKGENLLAVQVFRWHDGSYLEDQDFWRLSGIERDVYLQAMPKTTIWDYFIKSGLTNNYQDGDLNLSVDLRKFEDSKIKKPSVKVELFSPSGESIYSEEKEKIDPSQSIKFQKQLAGIKRWSSEDPNLYSYTITISDKKGNELAALSGKTGFRDVLIENSQLKVNGKPVTVHGVNLHEHHGTKGHVPDRETMIKDIQIMKQNNINAIRMSHYPHGIELYELADKYGMYVVDEANIETHAMGAELQGNFDKSKHPAYLKEWAPAHRDRIKRMLERDKNHTSIILWSMGNECGNGPVFHEMYDWIKERDTTRYVSFEQAGQDIDTDIVAPMYPPISYMKEYANDDSQKRPFIMCEYSHAMGNSSGNFQEYWDIIHNSDHMQGGFIWDWVDQGLKAETKDGKMFWAYGGDLGGENLQNDQNFNANGLVDAARKPHPALYEVKKVYQNIDFKLKDSKLTIKNRFNFTDLDKYQFKWLLFADGKKVDEQDFKVSVAPKEEKSIQLELPEMQNAEYFLNVYALTKTASDLVPANHEIAREQFHIGDLDFFAISEDVEGQLQFKNTKDSITFSAANVEGVFNLKTGTLTSYHLKGKENVVAHYPEPYFWRAPTDNDFGNHMPRDLAFWKDATKNKRAEKVTVGKETAEGLPITVSYKLSDTIAVPYEVEYLIQPNGKIKISANIDMTGKDLPELPRFGMRMQLPEEFENLKYYGRGPWENFSDRKSASFIGIYEDKVDNQYTWTYIRPQESGYRTDVRWFELSNGNETIQIKGSQPIGFSAMNISTEQLDPGMNKAQRHPTDLEPQDTVFLHIDLKQRGLGGDNSWGMLPHDQYRLLDDQYEYNYTLSLKD; this is translated from the coding sequence ATGAAAAAAACACTTTTAGTAGTCCTCAGCTTTTTAGGATCCCTAGCCCTTAAAGCGCAGCAATCGCCAAACGAATGGGAAGATCCATCGGTGGTGGATAGAAATAAAGAAGCGGCCCATGCCCAGTTCGTACTTTATCAAAATGCGGAAACTGCTAAAAACGGAAACAAAAAGTCCTCTTCCTATTATAAAGATTTGAATGGAACCTGGAAATTCAATATTGTAAAAAAACCTTCAGAAAGACCGGAAGATTTTTACAAAACCGATCTGGATGACAGTAATTGGAGCGACATTAAGGTGCCTTCAAACTGGGAAACAGAAGGTTTCGACATACCAATTTATACGAATGTCACCTACCCTTTTGAAAAAAATCCTCCTTTTATCCAGGAAGGTTACAACCCGGTTGGGAGCTATCGCAGAACTTTTAGTGTTCCTGAAAACTGGGACGACAAAGAAATTATCCTTCACTTTGGTTCGATTTCCGGATACGCGAGAATCTTTGTAAACGGAAAGGAAGCAGGTATGACAAAAGCTTCCAAAACTCAGGCAGAATTTGACATTACTTCCCTACTCCAAAAGGGTGAAAATCTGCTGGCAGTCCAGGTTTTTAGATGGCATGATGGAAGTTATTTAGAAGATCAAGATTTCTGGAGATTAAGCGGGATTGAGCGCGATGTGTACCTCCAGGCGATGCCAAAAACAACAATTTGGGATTATTTCATCAAAAGCGGACTGACCAATAATTATCAGGATGGTGACCTGAACTTATCAGTAGATCTTAGAAAGTTTGAAGATTCAAAGATCAAGAAACCTTCAGTAAAAGTAGAATTGTTCTCACCTAGTGGTGAAAGCATTTATTCCGAAGAAAAAGAAAAAATTGATCCTTCGCAGTCAATCAAATTTCAGAAGCAGCTGGCAGGGATCAAAAGATGGAGCTCAGAAGATCCGAATCTCTATTCTTATACCATAACTATTTCTGATAAGAAAGGAAACGAACTTGCCGCGCTTTCTGGCAAAACAGGCTTTAGAGATGTACTTATCGAAAATTCACAGTTAAAGGTGAATGGTAAGCCTGTAACGGTACACGGGGTAAACCTACACGAACACCACGGCACCAAAGGGCATGTACCAGATCGTGAGACGATGATCAAGGATATCCAGATCATGAAACAGAATAATATCAATGCGATAAGAATGAGTCATTATCCACACGGAATCGAGCTTTACGAGCTTGCCGATAAATATGGAATGTATGTGGTGGATGAAGCGAATATCGAAACGCACGCTATGGGCGCGGAATTACAAGGTAATTTTGACAAATCCAAACATCCTGCTTACCTGAAAGAATGGGCCCCTGCTCATCGAGATCGCATAAAAAGAATGCTGGAAAGGGACAAAAACCATACTTCAATCATTCTTTGGTCAATGGGTAATGAGTGCGGAAATGGACCCGTTTTTCACGAGATGTACGACTGGATCAAAGAACGTGATACCACTCGCTACGTTAGCTTTGAACAGGCGGGACAGGATATCGATACGGATATTGTAGCGCCAATGTATCCTCCTATCTCTTATATGAAGGAATACGCAAATGATGATTCTCAAAAACGCCCTTTTATAATGTGTGAATATTCACATGCCATGGGGAACAGTAGTGGTAATTTCCAGGAATACTGGGATATCATTCACAACAGCGACCACATGCAGGGTGGATTCATTTGGGACTGGGTAGACCAGGGATTAAAAGCGGAAACCAAAGACGGTAAAATGTTTTGGGCTTATGGAGGAGATCTTGGAGGAGAAAATCTTCAAAATGACCAGAATTTCAACGCGAACGGACTTGTTGATGCGGCCAGAAAACCTCATCCAGCTCTTTACGAAGTGAAAAAAGTATATCAGAATATCGATTTTAAACTTAAGGATTCGAAATTGACAATTAAGAATCGTTTTAATTTCACCGATCTGGACAAATATCAATTCAAATGGTTGTTGTTTGCTGACGGAAAAAAAGTAGATGAGCAAGATTTTAAAGTTTCAGTAGCGCCTAAAGAAGAAAAATCCATTCAGCTAGAATTACCAGAAATGCAAAATGCCGAATACTTTCTGAATGTTTACGCACTTACAAAAACTGCTTCTGATCTAGTTCCTGCCAATCATGAGATCGCGAGAGAACAGTTTCATATTGGAGACCTGGACTTTTTTGCAATTTCGGAAGATGTGGAAGGCCAACTTCAGTTTAAAAATACCAAAGACAGTATTACTTTCTCAGCTGCCAATGTGGAAGGTGTCTTTAACCTGAAAACGGGAACCCTTACCTCCTATCACTTAAAAGGAAAAGAAAACGTGGTTGCTCATTATCCGGAACCCTACTTCTGGAGAGCTCCCACAGATAATGATTTTGGTAACCACATGCCTCGGGATCTGGCATTCTGGAAAGATGCTACTAAGAATAAAAGGGCAGAAAAAGTAACAGTTGGTAAAGAAACTGCGGAAGGTCTTCCGATAACTGTTTCTTACAAATTATCTGATACTATAGCAGTGCCTTATGAAGTTGAATACCTTATCCAGCCAAACGGAAAGATCAAAATTTCTGCAAACATTGACATGACCGGAAAAGATCTCCCGGAATTGCCAAGATTTGGAATGCGCATGCAACTTCCAGAAGAGTTTGAAAACCTAAAATATTATGGCCGCGGACCATGGGAAAATTTTTCCGATAGAAAAAGTGCTTCTTTTATTGGAATTTATGAGGACAAGGTGGACAACCAATATACCTGGACGTACATTCGCCCCCAGGAATCCGGCTATAGAACTGATGTTCGCTGGTTCGAGCTTTCAAATGGCAATGAAACGATCCAGATAAAAGGTTCACAACCAATCGGTTTTAGCGCGATGAACATTTCCACGGAACAACTTGATCCTGGAATGAATAAAGCCCAAAGACACCCTACAGATTTGGAACCTCAGGATACCGTTTTTCTTCACATCGATCTAAAACAACGCGGTTTGGGTGGTGATAACAGCTGGGGAATGCTCCCACACGATCAGTATCGCCTGCTGGACGATCAGTATGAATATAATTATACGCTGTCATTAAAAGACTAA